A window from Telopea speciosissima isolate NSW1024214 ecotype Mountain lineage chromosome 8, Tspe_v1, whole genome shotgun sequence encodes these proteins:
- the LOC122671713 gene encoding heavy metal-associated isoprenylated plant protein 7, which translates to MGEEEKKPEEKKVEDSKNTDGEAKKPEEENKKEEPQAEKPKEEENKETKTEEPKNVKEADSKESKEPPPPEEIVLRVYMHCEGCARKVRRSLRGFEGVEDVQTDCKFHKVIVKGKKADPLKVLDRVQRKSHRQVELLSPIPKPPAEDAKKDEEKKENVTSEEKKEEPQVIIVVLKVHMHCEACAQEIRKRIQKMKGVETADPDLKSSQVTVKGVFDPQKLVEYVYKRTGKRAVVVKQEPEKKEEKDEKKSEAEEKEKGGEGGGEKKEEKEEKKEEEKGEGKVAEEVAGEEETKVELKKNEFMYYYYAPPKYAMEYVYPPQIFSDENPNACSIM; encoded by the exons atgggggAG gaagagaagaaaccgGAGGAGAAGAAAGTAGAAGACTCTAAGAATACAGATGGAGAAGCAAAGAAAccagaagaagagaataaaaaggAGGAACCCCAGGCTGAGAAGCCCAAAGAGGAGGAGAACAAAGAGACGAAAACAGAGGAACCCAAGAATGTCAAAGAGGCAGATTCTAAGGAATCCAAGGAACCACCTCCACCTGAAGAGATTGTGCTCAGAGTCTACATGCATTGTGAGGGATGTGCGAGGAAGGTTAGGAGAAGCTTGAGAGGATTCGAAG GAGTGGAAGATGTTCAGACTGATTGCAAGTTTCATAAGGTGATTGTGAAGGGTAAAAAGGCTGATCCGTTGAAGGTTTTGGACAGAGTTCAACGGAAGAGTCACAGACAGGTTGAGCTTCTCTCCCCGATACCGAAACCTCCGGCAGAAGATGCcaagaaagatgaagagaaaaaagagaacgTTACgtcagaagagaagaaagaagag CCTCAGGTGATCATTGTGGTGTTAAAGGTCCACATGCACTGCGAAGCTTGCGCGCAGGAAATCAGAAAACGTATACAGAAAATGAAAG GCGTCGAAACTGCGGATCCAGATTTGAAGAGCTCACAGGTAACAGTGAAGGGCGTATTCGACCCACAAAAGCTCGTTGAGTACGTGTACAAGAGAACAGGGAAGCGCGCTGTGGTCGTGAAGCAAGAgccagagaagaaagaggagaaggacGAAAAGAAGAGCGAGGctgaggagaaagagaagggtgGAGAAGGCGGAGgtgagaagaaggaagagaaagaagaaaagaaagaagaagaaaaaggagaagggaaGGTGGCGGAGGAAGTAGCAGGGGAAGAAGAGACGAAagtagaattgaagaagaatgaGTTCATGTACTACTACTATGCTCCTCCCAAATACGCCATGGAATATGTTTATCCTCCTCAGATCTTCAGTGACGAAAACCCCAATGCTTGTTCAATTATGTAA
- the LOC122670424 gene encoding protein LAZY 1 isoform X2 — translation MKLLGWVHRKFRQNSCEPFKDFGLGQPSFNEGYGSRHVRQSQKERTIGKSYLGVEVEDNNFEDESSEAISELFHGLLTIGTLGSDPVTSDPATPTFAISVENITEKETEATENDLKLINDELEKVLGSQAKDDGYSTSSARSSHVSTITLSGKQMEGTESNVNESAVCPLQGYLFGSPIELPQTTVAKKEHRTSLGELFQRSKMVDENPTGKHEREEKPMEKEVEKSGIHLMKMFKRRMLNASSKSSTASTPDSVSAEKKLCKILHMFHRKVHPETPTVTKKLSKSHKYENKNKISRDQAYNTGDQPFPDEDVMIFSQRAISKVRRYKNHLNTTQIELDGNDSNGNRECWIKTDADYLVLEL, via the exons ATGAAA TTACTAGGTTGGGTGCACCGGAAGTTCCGGCAAAATAGTTGTGAACCATTCAAGGATTTTGGACTCG GGCAGCCATCATTCAATGAGGGCTATGGCTCCCGTCACGTAAGGCAATCCCAGAAAGAAAGGACCATTGGGAAATCATATCTTGGAGTGGAAGTGGAAGACAACAACTTCGAAGATGAGTCTTCAGAAGCAATATCCGAACTCTTCCACGGCCTCCTCACAATAGGAACTCTTGGTTCGGACCCAGTCACTTCAGACCCTGCAACACCTACCTTTGCCATCTCTGTAGAGAACATaactgaaaaagaaactgaGGCAACAGAGAATGACCTTAAGCTCATCAATGATGAGCTAGAAAAGGTTCTAGGGTCCCAAGCCAAGGACGATGGGTACAGCACCTCATCAGCAAGGAGTAGTCACGTTAGCACCATTACCCTAAGTGGCAAGCAAATGGAAGGAACCGAATCTAATGTGAACGAATCAGCAGTCTGCCCACTCCAAGGATATCTCTTTGGTTCTCCCATCGAGTTGCCACAAACAACAGTGGCAAAAAAGGAACATCGGACATCACTTGGGGAGCTCTTTCAGAGAAGCAAAATGGTCGACGAGAATCCAACAGGGAAACATGAAAGAGAGGAGAAGCCAATGGAGAAGGAAGTAGAGAAATCAGGTATTCATCTCATGAAGATGTTTAAGCGCCGGATGCTCAACGCTTCTTCTAAGAGCTCTACTGCTTCTACTCCTGATTCTGTTTCAGCTGAGAAGAAACTCTGTAAG ATCCTACATATGTTTCATCGAAAAGTTCATCCAGAAACCCCTACTGTTACAAAAAAGTTGAGTAAGTCCCACAAGTATGAAAACAAGAACAAAATCTCTCGTGATCAAGCCTACAACACTGGAGATCAGCCATTCCCGGATGAAGATGTGATGATATTTTCCCAGAGAGCCATCTCAAAGGTCCGGCGGTACAAGAACCACTTGAACACAACCCAAATTGAACTTGATGGCAATGATTCAAATGGGAACAGGGAGTGCTGGATCAAAACAGATGCAGACT ATCTGGTTCTGGAGCTGTAG
- the LOC122670424 gene encoding protein LAZY 1 isoform X1 encodes MKLLGWVHRKFRQNSCEPFKDFGLGYSCNCLSGQPSFNEGYGSRHVRQSQKERTIGKSYLGVEVEDNNFEDESSEAISELFHGLLTIGTLGSDPVTSDPATPTFAISVENITEKETEATENDLKLINDELEKVLGSQAKDDGYSTSSARSSHVSTITLSGKQMEGTESNVNESAVCPLQGYLFGSPIELPQTTVAKKEHRTSLGELFQRSKMVDENPTGKHEREEKPMEKEVEKSGIHLMKMFKRRMLNASSKSSTASTPDSVSAEKKLCKILHMFHRKVHPETPTVTKKLSKSHKYENKNKISRDQAYNTGDQPFPDEDVMIFSQRAISKVRRYKNHLNTTQIELDGNDSNGNRECWIKTDADYLVLEL; translated from the exons ATGAAA TTACTAGGTTGGGTGCACCGGAAGTTCCGGCAAAATAGTTGTGAACCATTCAAGGATTTTGGACTCG GGTACTCTTGTAATTGTCTTTCAGGGCAGCCATCATTCAATGAGGGCTATGGCTCCCGTCACGTAAGGCAATCCCAGAAAGAAAGGACCATTGGGAAATCATATCTTGGAGTGGAAGTGGAAGACAACAACTTCGAAGATGAGTCTTCAGAAGCAATATCCGAACTCTTCCACGGCCTCCTCACAATAGGAACTCTTGGTTCGGACCCAGTCACTTCAGACCCTGCAACACCTACCTTTGCCATCTCTGTAGAGAACATaactgaaaaagaaactgaGGCAACAGAGAATGACCTTAAGCTCATCAATGATGAGCTAGAAAAGGTTCTAGGGTCCCAAGCCAAGGACGATGGGTACAGCACCTCATCAGCAAGGAGTAGTCACGTTAGCACCATTACCCTAAGTGGCAAGCAAATGGAAGGAACCGAATCTAATGTGAACGAATCAGCAGTCTGCCCACTCCAAGGATATCTCTTTGGTTCTCCCATCGAGTTGCCACAAACAACAGTGGCAAAAAAGGAACATCGGACATCACTTGGGGAGCTCTTTCAGAGAAGCAAAATGGTCGACGAGAATCCAACAGGGAAACATGAAAGAGAGGAGAAGCCAATGGAGAAGGAAGTAGAGAAATCAGGTATTCATCTCATGAAGATGTTTAAGCGCCGGATGCTCAACGCTTCTTCTAAGAGCTCTACTGCTTCTACTCCTGATTCTGTTTCAGCTGAGAAGAAACTCTGTAAG ATCCTACATATGTTTCATCGAAAAGTTCATCCAGAAACCCCTACTGTTACAAAAAAGTTGAGTAAGTCCCACAAGTATGAAAACAAGAACAAAATCTCTCGTGATCAAGCCTACAACACTGGAGATCAGCCATTCCCGGATGAAGATGTGATGATATTTTCCCAGAGAGCCATCTCAAAGGTCCGGCGGTACAAGAACCACTTGAACACAACCCAAATTGAACTTGATGGCAATGATTCAAATGGGAACAGGGAGTGCTGGATCAAAACAGATGCAGACT ATCTGGTTCTGGAGCTGTAG
- the LOC122670426 gene encoding ABC transporter I family member 11, chloroplastic codes for MSVRTLFLPLPLASKMLEPPYSITVSVKSSSSSRLGISQALRVSCDYSCFEVRDVSYRPPGTQHNLLNGVNLSLPEKSLGLVFGQSGSGKTTLLQLLAGLNKPTSGFICLQRYGNDGQPNQLPELLPPERVGIVFQFPERYFLADTVLDEVTFGWPRQKGGLPLKEQLALRLHTAINWVGLSGISLDEDPHSLSGGYKRRLALAIQLVQIPDLLVLDEPLAGLDWKARMDVVKLLKHLKKKLTILVVSHDLNELSSLVDLSWRMEMGGVLKEEPLPV; via the exons atgtcAGTGAGGACTCTGTTCTTACCGCTCCCATTGGCTTCGAAAATGCTGGAGCCGCCTTATTCGATTACAGTCTCAGTCAAATCATCTTCAAG TTCGCGTCTCGGAATCTCCCAAGCCTTGAGGGTCTCCTGCGATTACAGTTGTTTCGAA GTTAGGGATGTTAGTTATCGACCCCCTGGAACCCAGCACAACCTTTTGAATGGGGTTAATCTTTCCCTTCCTGAGAAAAG TTTAGGATTGGTCTTTGGACAAAGTGGAAGTGGAAAAACAACTCTCTTGCAG CTTCTTGCTGGGTTAAACAAACCAACATCGGGGTTCATATGTCTTCAAAGATATGGAAATGATGGGCAGCCAAATCAGTTACCTGAATTATTACCTCCAGAAAGAGTTGGCATTGTTTTTCAGTTTCCTGAGAG GTATTTCCTGGCAGACACTGTACTTGATGAAGTTACATTTGGGTGGCCAAGGCAGAAGGGAGGCCTTCCATTGAAGGAGCAGCTTGCTTTGAGACTCCACACAGCTATTAATTGG GTTGGACTCAGTGGGATATCGTTGGATGAAGATCCTCACTCTCTAAGTGGTGGTTATAAGCGTCGTCTTGCCCTTGCAATTCAATTA GTACAAATTCCAGACTTGTTGGTGTTGGATGAGCCTCTTGCTGGTCttg ATTGGAAGGCTCGTATGGATGTTGTAAAGTTGCTAAAGCACTTAAAGAAGAAGCTAACTATACTTGTTGTCAGCCATGATCTTAA CGAGTTATCATCGTTAGTGGATCTGTCATGGAGGATGGAAATGGGTGGGGTCCTAAAGGAAGAGCCTCTACCAGTTTAG